One part of the Futiania mangrovi genome encodes these proteins:
- a CDS encoding polysaccharide biosynthesis/export family protein yields MWQTALRHAAALLLLTLAACTGTPAGVEIADGPALEARAPLLYRLGPGDEVRLIVFGEDNLSGTFAVDAEGTLAMPLIGAVQAAGLSVRELEEAVARRLADGYLLDPKVSAQIAVYRPYTILGEVARPGSYPYAVGLGLLDAVAAAGGYSYRARTGVVHIVAEGERVARTYKAAPDLPVYPGDQIVVPERYF; encoded by the coding sequence ATGTGGCAGACCGCCTTGCGCCATGCCGCCGCCTTGCTGCTGCTGACGCTGGCGGCCTGCACTGGCACGCCCGCAGGCGTCGAGATCGCGGACGGGCCGGCGCTGGAGGCGCGCGCGCCGCTGCTCTACCGGCTCGGACCCGGGGACGAGGTGCGGCTGATCGTCTTCGGCGAGGACAATCTGTCGGGCACGTTTGCCGTCGATGCCGAGGGCACGCTCGCCATGCCCCTGATCGGCGCGGTGCAGGCCGCTGGGCTGAGCGTGCGGGAGCTGGAGGAGGCCGTGGCGCGGCGCCTCGCGGATGGCTACCTGCTCGATCCGAAGGTCAGTGCGCAGATCGCTGTCTATCGTCCCTACACCATTCTGGGCGAGGTCGCGCGGCCGGGAAGCTATCCCTATGCCGTGGGGCTCGGCCTGCTCGATGCGGTCGCGGCGGCAGGCGGCTACAGCTACCGGGCGCGGACGGGCGTCGTGCACATCGTGGCAGAGGGGGAGCGCGTGGCCCGAACCTACAAGGCCGCCCCGGACCTGCCGGTCTATCCGGGCGACCAGATCGTGGTGCCGGAACGCTACTTCTAG
- a CDS encoding outer membrane beta-barrel protein — MAAGLLAAATLAGPACAADPFGLWQTEVRPRGAETPAPMRLGPVDVAPDLRVGLAHDSNVYAQGAGARSDWRTTVEPQVRLALQTGPHALEFAVRLRDVRHRREGRLDHTDGVFAGTATLAADAATALTVMGEAGRRHLLPGAPDAADAAAEAAPVGWVAAGVAVARRMGRVQAGAGGGVEVVEHRDVARIGGGLTEQDFRDRTEWRVNVFASYDVSPDMTAFAEVEGDRREHGAADPGGVQHDSRALGMVAGMRVEVAEILAAEVRGGWLTRQFEDTALDDVSGLDAGLAVRWRATPLTALAVEIDRDVLESGLPGGAAIVRTRARLGLDHELLRTLMVRPAVAYRRDAHAGLARTDEVYAAGVKLDYLVNRSLAAGLSVSHGRRESTAPGRDHDRTVAEVQGRVRF; from the coding sequence ATGGCAGCAGGTCTGCTGGCGGCGGCAACGCTGGCCGGTCCAGCATGCGCAGCCGATCCCTTCGGCCTGTGGCAGACGGAGGTGCGCCCGCGCGGGGCCGAGACGCCTGCCCCCATGCGGCTCGGCCCGGTCGACGTGGCGCCCGACCTGCGCGTGGGGCTCGCGCACGACAGCAACGTCTATGCGCAAGGCGCGGGCGCGCGGTCCGACTGGCGCACCACCGTCGAGCCGCAGGTGCGGCTCGCCCTGCAGACCGGCCCACATGCGCTGGAGTTTGCGGTGCGGCTGCGCGACGTGCGGCATCGGCGCGAGGGGCGCCTCGATCACACCGATGGGGTGTTTGCAGGCACCGCGACGCTGGCCGCCGATGCGGCGACGGCACTGACGGTGATGGGGGAGGCCGGGCGGCGGCACCTGCTGCCGGGGGCGCCGGACGCAGCCGATGCCGCGGCCGAGGCCGCGCCGGTCGGCTGGGTTGCGGCCGGCGTCGCGGTGGCGCGGCGAATGGGGCGGGTGCAGGCCGGCGCAGGGGGCGGCGTCGAGGTCGTGGAGCACCGCGACGTTGCGCGTATCGGCGGCGGCCTGACGGAACAGGACTTCCGCGACCGGACCGAATGGCGGGTCAATGTGTTCGCAAGCTACGACGTGTCGCCGGACATGACCGCCTTTGCGGAGGTGGAGGGGGACCGCCGGGAGCATGGCGCGGCCGATCCGGGCGGCGTGCAGCACGATTCGCGTGCGCTGGGCATGGTCGCCGGCATGCGGGTGGAGGTTGCGGAGATCCTCGCCGCGGAGGTGCGGGGCGGCTGGCTGACCCGGCAATTCGAAGACACGGCGCTCGACGACGTGTCCGGCCTCGACGCGGGACTCGCGGTGCGCTGGCGGGCGACGCCGCTGACCGCGCTCGCGGTCGAGATCGACCGGGACGTGCTGGAGTCGGGCCTTCCGGGCGGGGCGGCCATCGTGCGCACGCGCGCGCGTCTCGGCCTCGATCACGAATTGCTGCGCACGCTGATGGTGCGGCCCGCCGTGGCCTACAGGCGCGATGCCCATGCGGGCCTGGCGCGTACCGACGAGGTCTATGCTGCGGGCGTGAAGCTCGACTACCTGGTGAACCGCAGTCTCGCCGCGGGTCTCAGCGTTTCGCACGGGCGCCGGGAATCGACCGCGCCGGGCCGCGATCACGACCGCACGGTGGCGGAGGTGCAGGGCCGTGTCCGGTTCTGA
- a CDS encoding GumC family protein produces the protein MSGSEAEADTATAAGGTADLRAGVRFLRRRAGWIAAGTALGLGAAAAVLALLPVRYTASATLMLDPRAPQVVPADAVLPGLSGDQATIDGEVEVLRSRMLAEAVAARVDVPPAGPGARARAAAVLDRLLGFGPLPSAPAATGADAAEVVQAGLDVRREGLTRVIRVAFTHSDPVAAADIANTVAGTYVAAQEEAKTAATQAANAVLAERVAALRADVEAAERAITRFRTENGLSGTAGEAITEQQISELNARLVLARAETAEQAAKYRQVARLLDTGGAADTVADVLASPVIAQLRQQEAAIAREEAELATRYGDRHPRLLKVRAERADLAERIRDEAGRIVANLRNELAVAQSREASLARSLEALSVREGENDAAAVGLRELERKAEAARQMYGAVLARFLETREAAGTERADARILSPAAVPTRPTGPPVPLVLALGGLFGLLAGTGAGAAADRLVAGFRTAVEAERVLGMPCLGGIPELRARDRRVGGKALSPADYLVARPLSGYAEAVRGLRTAVAFSARGGAGGVKVIAVTSSLPEEGKTTLSVSLARSAALAGLGTLLIDADLRHPRVAAALGAEPQAGLGDYLSGRTALLDALFTDTATGLRVLPVAGGMETTPDVLGTEAMTRLMAACRQTFDLVIIDTPPILPVVDARLVAAHADAMVFAVRALATPRATVRQALARLGPEAPVAGLALTRVDVRAQALHGETDTGYGYPPYTRYYDG, from the coding sequence GTGTCCGGTTCTGAGGCCGAGGCGGATACCGCAACCGCTGCCGGCGGAACGGCCGACCTGCGCGCGGGCGTGCGCTTCCTGCGGCGGCGCGCGGGATGGATCGCTGCGGGCACGGCGCTGGGCCTTGGCGCCGCGGCGGCGGTCCTGGCGCTGCTGCCCGTCCGGTATACGGCGTCTGCGACGCTGATGCTCGATCCGCGTGCGCCGCAGGTGGTGCCTGCGGACGCGGTGTTGCCGGGCCTGAGCGGCGACCAGGCGACCATCGACGGTGAGGTGGAGGTGCTGCGTTCCCGCATGCTGGCGGAGGCGGTGGCGGCGCGGGTGGATGTCCCGCCCGCGGGCCCGGGGGCGCGTGCGCGTGCGGCGGCGGTGCTGGACCGCCTGCTCGGATTCGGACCGCTGCCTTCAGCGCCTGCGGCGACGGGCGCAGACGCCGCCGAGGTGGTGCAGGCCGGACTCGACGTCCGCCGCGAGGGGCTGACCCGCGTGATCAGGGTCGCCTTCACCCATTCCGATCCGGTCGCGGCGGCAGACATCGCGAACACGGTGGCCGGAACCTATGTCGCCGCGCAGGAGGAGGCGAAGACCGCTGCGACACAGGCCGCCAACGCGGTGCTGGCCGAGCGGGTCGCCGCGCTGCGCGCCGACGTCGAAGCGGCGGAGCGTGCGATCACCCGCTTTCGGACGGAGAACGGGCTTTCCGGCACGGCGGGCGAGGCGATCACGGAGCAGCAGATCAGCGAGCTGAACGCGCGGCTGGTCCTGGCGCGGGCCGAAACGGCGGAACAGGCGGCGAAATACCGGCAGGTCGCGCGCCTTCTCGACACCGGCGGGGCAGCGGACACGGTGGCGGACGTGCTGGCCTCGCCCGTGATCGCGCAGTTGCGCCAGCAGGAGGCGGCGATCGCGCGCGAGGAGGCGGAGCTTGCCACGCGCTATGGCGACCGGCATCCGCGCCTTCTGAAGGTGCGGGCCGAGCGCGCCGATCTGGCCGAACGCATCCGGGACGAGGCAGGCCGGATCGTTGCTAACCTGCGGAACGAACTGGCAGTTGCCCAGAGCCGGGAAGCCTCGCTCGCCCGCAGCCTGGAGGCGCTGAGCGTGCGCGAGGGGGAAAACGACGCCGCCGCCGTCGGCCTGCGGGAACTGGAGCGCAAGGCGGAAGCCGCGCGGCAGATGTACGGGGCGGTGCTGGCCCGCTTCCTCGAGACGCGCGAGGCCGCCGGGACCGAACGCGCGGATGCCCGCATCCTCTCGCCCGCCGCGGTGCCCACACGGCCGACCGGGCCGCCGGTGCCGCTGGTGCTGGCGCTTGGCGGGCTGTTCGGCCTCCTGGCGGGCACCGGAGCGGGCGCAGCGGCCGACCGGCTGGTGGCGGGTTTCCGCACCGCGGTGGAGGCGGAACGGGTGCTGGGGATGCCCTGCCTGGGCGGTATTCCGGAGCTTCGGGCGCGCGACCGCCGGGTCGGCGGCAAGGCGCTCTCGCCTGCGGACTACCTCGTGGCGCGGCCCTTGTCGGGGTATGCGGAGGCGGTGCGCGGGCTGAGGACGGCGGTCGCCTTCTCGGCGCGCGGCGGCGCGGGCGGGGTGAAGGTGATCGCGGTCACCTCATCGCTGCCGGAGGAGGGCAAGACGACGCTCTCGGTCTCGCTGGCGCGGTCCGCGGCACTGGCAGGTCTGGGCACGCTGCTGATCGACGCCGACCTGCGGCACCCGCGCGTGGCCGCCGCGCTGGGTGCGGAGCCGCAGGCGGGTCTCGGCGACTATCTTTCGGGACGGACGGCCTTGCTCGATGCGCTGTTCACGGACACGGCGACCGGGCTGCGCGTGCTTCCTGTCGCGGGCGGCATGGAGACCACGCCCGACGTGCTGGGGACCGAGGCGATGACGCGCCTGATGGCGGCGTGCCGGCAGACCTTCGACCTCGTCATCATCGACACGCCGCCGATCCTGCCGGTCGTCGACGCGCGCCTCGTCGCCGCGCACGCGGACGCCATGGTCTTCGCGGTCCGGGCACTCGCCACGCCGCGCGCGACGGTGCGCCAGGCGCTCGCCCGGCTGGGACCGGAGGCGCCGGTCGCGGGGCTTGCCCTGACGCGGGTCGACGTGCGTGCGCAGGCTCTCCACGGGGAGACTGACACGGGCTACGGCTATCCGCCCTATACCCGCTATTACGATGGTTGA
- a CDS encoding O-antigen ligase family protein, whose translation MACKRKSLQALFGAAGLALLCACLLLAPLPLGSAPPLPALLLAVMQGLAALLIALGPPAAAHRPRALPRWPFAGLALVLLWPVVQHLPLPPGPWTHPAHLDASAVLGTKPLGRIALTGEGASGALLTWLGHAAAFAATLLAARDLASARLLLAALIVSGVTVALYGLAVFATGNATVLHMAKWAYPGALTATFVNRNDFAAFAGLTVLAGIAYLHVSSARGQVRAPLLAAGLLALTAALLLTGSRAGIAAAGIALAFQAGVIAWQVPRLRRPLLMGCGLFAALLLALSNPLLDRLPGAADALATRLALTSASLAALAEAPWTGIGLASFADAAAPYLPPALMPHVLWDRAHSAWIGAALALGLPVFALLLASLARLALSCAGALSRQHGHPLPLLACAAALQMALHGLADEPLTLPAVGGLFAVLFGLGLAQAGQAGSTARRTESARDSAMTRARSGSGSAQT comes from the coding sequence ATGGCGTGCAAGCGGAAATCCCTGCAAGCTCTCTTCGGCGCGGCCGGCCTTGCCCTGTTGTGCGCGTGCCTGCTGCTCGCCCCCCTGCCGCTCGGCAGCGCGCCGCCGCTACCCGCCCTGCTGCTCGCCGTCATGCAGGGTCTGGCGGCGCTGCTCATCGCGCTTGGTCCCCCCGCGGCTGCGCATCGGCCGCGCGCCCTGCCGCGGTGGCCGTTCGCCGGGCTCGCGCTCGTTCTCCTCTGGCCGGTCGTTCAGCATCTCCCGCTCCCGCCCGGACCCTGGACGCATCCCGCCCATCTCGACGCCTCCGCCGTGCTCGGCACGAAGCCGCTGGGCCGGATCGCGCTCACGGGGGAGGGCGCGTCCGGTGCCCTCCTCACCTGGCTCGGCCATGCCGCGGCGTTCGCGGCGACGCTGCTCGCCGCGCGCGACCTGGCAAGCGCTCGCCTGCTGCTTGCCGCCTTGATCGTCTCCGGCGTCACGGTCGCGCTTTACGGCCTTGCAGTGTTCGCCACGGGAAACGCCACGGTCCTGCACATGGCAAAATGGGCCTATCCTGGCGCGCTGACCGCGACCTTCGTCAATCGCAACGATTTCGCGGCCTTTGCCGGGCTCACCGTGCTGGCCGGCATCGCGTACCTGCACGTGTCGTCCGCGCGCGGGCAGGTACGCGCGCCGCTCCTCGCCGCGGGCCTGCTCGCGCTCACCGCGGCACTGCTGCTGACCGGCTCGCGCGCGGGGATCGCCGCGGCGGGCATAGCCCTTGCATTTCAGGCGGGCGTGATCGCCTGGCAGGTCCCACGCCTGCGCCGTCCCCTGCTGATGGGCTGCGGCCTTTTCGCCGCGCTCCTTCTCGCCCTGTCGAACCCTCTCCTCGACCGCCTTCCCGGTGCGGCCGATGCGCTCGCGACGCGCCTCGCGCTGACGAGCGCAAGCCTTGCCGCGCTCGCCGAAGCGCCATGGACCGGCATCGGCCTTGCCAGCTTCGCGGACGCGGCCGCACCCTACCTGCCGCCGGCCCTGATGCCGCACGTCCTGTGGGACCGGGCCCATTCGGCATGGATCGGGGCGGCGCTCGCCCTCGGACTTCCGGTTTTCGCGCTGCTGCTGGCGTCGCTGGCGCGGCTTGCACTCTCTTGCGCGGGTGCCCTCTCCCGCCAGCACGGTCATCCGCTCCCGCTGCTGGCCTGCGCGGCGGCGCTGCAGATGGCGCTGCACGGGCTCGCTGACGAGCCCCTGACCCTTCCCGCTGTCGGCGGCCTTTTCGCCGTGCTCTTCGGCCTCGGCCTCGCTCAGGCGGGGCAGGCAGGTTCGACGGCACGCCGCACCGAGAGCGCGCGCGACAGCGCCATGACCCGCGCCCGGTCCGGGTCCGGCAGCGCGCAGACGTGA
- a CDS encoding exopolysaccharide biosynthesis polyprenyl glycosylphosphotransferase, which produces MAGRHMAAAVGGAAGTGGAGGAAYGQERDTPGRSAAEGAPGAVCACAVRWPARIRAGLRAYPAVLLGLTDAVAILAAGAAARGLYNVAVLGEAFGAGQTAVAGAVVVLAYLAVARARGVFDVRDYNPYRFAYGRVAGSVFVAMLIAVAVLFLAKLTDGVSRGWIAGWAALAVAGVPAVRFGVFSLLHGPDGRRRLLAQRALVVAETQGLAQQAAGALGISRDVAVAEALTPCAAGGVAALVARVRAGVAAHMLDEVVVAATPDRMKAARALAEALGDLPVQVRVCVTGTGLRARGARLLDGGAVELSLAQGPRGRLGYLVKSLGDRVLAAVLLVLLAPVLAAIALAIRIEGRGPVLFSQARHGFNENVIRVWKFRTMTVVEDGPVIAQARVGDPRITGVGRVLRRRSLDELPQLWNVLKGEMSLVGPRPHAIAHNSAYGRMIARYAGRHRVKPGITGWAQVQGFRGETRDVAAMQARIACDLHYIENWSLLLDLRVLFLTVLVAWRQEGAR; this is translated from the coding sequence GTGGCGGGCAGGCACATGGCTGCCGCCGTCGGAGGGGCCGCCGGAACCGGCGGTGCCGGGGGGGCGGCGTATGGGCAGGAGAGGGACACCCCGGGCCGTAGCGCGGCGGAGGGTGCCCCGGGGGCGGTCTGCGCGTGCGCCGTTCGGTGGCCCGCGCGGATCAGGGCAGGGCTGCGTGCCTATCCGGCGGTTCTTCTGGGGCTGACGGATGCGGTGGCGATCCTCGCGGCAGGAGCGGCGGCGCGCGGGCTCTACAATGTGGCGGTGCTGGGCGAGGCGTTCGGGGCAGGCCAGACCGCGGTCGCAGGTGCGGTGGTCGTGCTCGCCTACCTGGCCGTGGCGCGGGCGCGCGGTGTGTTCGACGTACGCGACTACAACCCCTACCGCTTCGCCTATGGGCGGGTCGCGGGCAGCGTGTTCGTGGCCATGCTGATCGCAGTCGCGGTACTGTTTCTCGCAAAGCTGACGGATGGCGTGTCGCGCGGCTGGATCGCGGGATGGGCGGCGCTGGCGGTCGCAGGCGTGCCGGCAGTGCGGTTCGGCGTGTTCTCCCTGCTGCACGGGCCGGACGGGCGGCGGCGTCTGCTGGCGCAGCGCGCGCTTGTCGTTGCGGAGACGCAAGGCCTGGCGCAGCAGGCGGCGGGCGCGCTCGGCATTTCCCGCGACGTTGCGGTGGCCGAGGCGCTGACCCCGTGCGCGGCGGGTGGCGTGGCGGCGCTCGTCGCGCGGGTGCGTGCGGGGGTGGCGGCCCACATGCTGGACGAGGTCGTGGTGGCGGCCACCCCGGACCGGATGAAGGCGGCGCGCGCGTTGGCCGAGGCGCTCGGCGACCTTCCCGTCCAGGTGCGGGTCTGCGTCACGGGAACGGGCTTGCGCGCGCGCGGTGCGCGGCTGCTGGACGGAGGTGCGGTCGAACTGTCGCTGGCGCAGGGGCCGCGCGGGCGGCTCGGCTATCTGGTCAAGTCGCTGGGCGACCGGGTGCTGGCGGCAGTTCTGCTGGTGCTGCTCGCGCCCGTCCTGGCGGCGATCGCGCTCGCCATCCGGATCGAGGGGCGGGGGCCGGTGCTGTTCTCGCAAGCGCGCCACGGCTTCAACGAGAATGTCATCCGCGTCTGGAAGTTCCGAACGATGACCGTGGTCGAGGATGGGCCCGTGATTGCGCAGGCGCGCGTGGGCGACCCGCGGATCACCGGTGTGGGCAGGGTGCTGCGGCGGCGCAGCCTCGACGAGTTGCCGCAACTCTGGAACGTGCTGAAGGGCGAGATGTCGCTGGTCGGCCCGCGGCCCCACGCCATCGCGCACAATTCCGCCTATGGCCGCATGATCGCGCGCTATGCCGGACGCCACCGGGTCAAGCCCGGCATCACCGGGTGGGCGCAGGTCCAGGGCTTCCGCGGCGAGACGCGCGACGTGGCGGCCATGCAGGCGCGGATCGCTTGCGACCTTCATTACATCGAGAACTGGTCGCTGCTGCTCGACCTGCGCGTCCTGTTCCTGACGGTTCTCGTCGCCTGGCGACAGGAGGGCGCGCGATGA
- the gmd gene encoding GDP-mannose 4,6-dehydratase: MSGAGRKTALITGVTGQDGAWLARLLLDKGYTVHGVKRRASSFNTGRIDDLYVDPHEGETRFRLHYGDMTDATNLIRLVQETQPDEIYNLAAQSHVMVSFETPEYTANADALGPLRLLEAIRILKMEERVRFYQASTSELYGNAGETPQTEATAFAPRSPYAVAKLYAYWITVNYREAYGLHASNGILFNHEGPTRGETFVTRKITRAAAAIAAGRQGCLYLGNLDARRDWGHARDYVEGMWRILQQDAPGDYVLATGETHSVRAFAEVAFARAGLALDWRGRGVEERGVCRATGRTLVRVDPRYFRPAEVNALQGDAVRAREVLGWRPKTRFRDLVHEMVDADMAALAGGATMQDAPAFADE; this comes from the coding sequence ATGAGCGGCGCGGGCCGGAAGACCGCCCTGATCACGGGCGTGACGGGACAGGACGGGGCGTGGCTCGCGCGGCTGCTGCTCGACAAGGGGTACACGGTACACGGGGTCAAGCGGCGGGCCTCGTCCTTCAACACGGGCCGTATCGACGATCTCTACGTCGATCCGCACGAGGGTGAGACTCGGTTCCGCCTGCACTATGGCGACATGACGGACGCGACGAACCTGATCCGGCTGGTGCAGGAGACGCAGCCCGACGAGATCTACAATCTCGCGGCGCAAAGCCACGTGATGGTGAGCTTCGAGACGCCGGAATATACCGCCAACGCGGACGCGCTGGGGCCCTTGCGCCTGCTGGAAGCGATCCGGATCCTGAAGATGGAGGAAAGGGTGCGCTTCTACCAGGCCTCCACCTCGGAGCTTTACGGCAATGCCGGCGAGACGCCGCAGACGGAAGCGACGGCGTTCGCGCCGCGTTCGCCCTATGCGGTGGCCAAGCTCTATGCCTACTGGATCACGGTGAACTACCGCGAGGCCTACGGGCTCCATGCCTCGAACGGCATCCTCTTCAACCACGAGGGGCCGACGCGGGGGGAGACCTTCGTCACCCGCAAGATCACGCGCGCCGCGGCGGCCATCGCGGCGGGGCGGCAGGGGTGCCTCTACCTCGGCAACCTCGATGCGCGGCGCGACTGGGGCCATGCGCGCGACTATGTCGAGGGGATGTGGCGCATCCTGCAGCAGGACGCGCCCGGCGACTATGTGCTGGCGACGGGCGAGACGCACAGCGTGCGCGCGTTCGCGGAGGTGGCCTTCGCGCGGGCGGGGCTGGCGCTCGACTGGCGGGGGCGCGGCGTGGAGGAGCGGGGCGTCTGCCGGGCGACGGGGCGTACGCTCGTGCGCGTCGACCCGCGCTATTTCCGGCCCGCCGAGGTCAATGCCCTGCAGGGCGATGCGGTGCGTGCGCGCGAGGTGCTCGGCTGGCGGCCGAAGACGCGGTTCCGCGACCTGGTGCACGAGATGGTCGATGCCGACATGGCCGCACTCGCCGGTGGCGCAACGATGCAGGACGCGCCTGCCTTTGCCGATGAGTGA
- a CDS encoding GDP-L-fucose synthase family protein, whose protein sequence is MSEVIFPLKGRRIWVAGHAGMVGRALVRRLEAEHCEVLTVARARLDLRDPDAVSAWMRAERPDTVFLAAARVGGILANTAAPVDFLHDNLTIAASVMRAAWAEGVGKLLFLGSSCIYPRAAPQPIPEEALMTGPLEPTNRWYALAKIAGVWLGQAYREQYGADFVSAMPTNLYGPGDNFGLRTAHVLPALIRKAHEAKLAGARRLTIWGTGKPLREFLFVDDAADACVHLMTHYSDAAPVNVGSGQEVAILDLARTVAAVVGFAGEIATDPAKPDGAPRKRLDTAVMDGLGWRARVSLIEGIEATYRAFLDGDWRDGDRFRIA, encoded by the coding sequence ATGAGTGAGGTCATCTTCCCGCTGAAGGGCCGCCGGATCTGGGTCGCGGGCCACGCCGGCATGGTGGGGCGCGCGCTTGTCCGCAGGCTGGAGGCGGAGCATTGCGAGGTTCTGACCGTCGCGCGGGCCAGGCTGGACCTGCGCGATCCGGACGCGGTGTCTGCCTGGATGCGGGCGGAGCGGCCAGACACCGTCTTCCTGGCGGCGGCGCGCGTGGGCGGCATCCTCGCCAACACGGCTGCGCCCGTCGACTTCCTGCACGACAACCTGACGATCGCGGCGAGCGTCATGCGGGCCGCGTGGGCGGAGGGGGTGGGAAAGCTGCTGTTCCTCGGCTCCTCCTGCATCTATCCGCGCGCCGCTCCCCAGCCGATCCCGGAAGAGGCGCTGATGACCGGGCCTCTCGAACCCACGAACCGCTGGTACGCGCTGGCCAAGATCGCGGGCGTGTGGCTGGGCCAGGCCTATCGGGAGCAGTACGGGGCGGATTTCGTCAGCGCGATGCCGACGAACCTCTATGGGCCCGGCGACAATTTCGGGCTCAGGACGGCGCACGTGTTGCCGGCGCTGATCCGCAAGGCGCACGAGGCGAAGCTGGCGGGCGCGCGGCGGCTGACGATCTGGGGCACCGGCAAGCCGTTGCGCGAATTCCTGTTCGTGGACGACGCGGCGGATGCCTGCGTGCACCTGATGACGCACTATTCCGACGCCGCCCCGGTCAATGTGGGCAGCGGGCAGGAGGTCGCGATCCTTGATCTTGCCCGTACCGTCGCGGCTGTCGTGGGCTTTGCGGGCGAGATCGCGACCGATCCCGCCAAGCCGGACGGTGCGCCGCGCAAACGGCTCGACACCGCGGTCATGGACGGGCTGGGCTGGCGTGCGCGGGTCTCTCTGATAGAGGGGATCGAGGCGACATACCGCGCCTTCCTCGACGGCGACTGGCGCGACGGCGACAGGTTCCGCATCGCGTGA
- a CDS encoding glycosyltransferase, protein MRVSVVTISFNQGRFLRHALASVRAQKGVEVEHILVDPGSTDGSREVVAEAAARGAVAVLEPDSGPADGLNKGLARASGEAVAFLNADDMLLPGALAAAVTALQARPGAACVHGHARLIDGAGKRIGTARATPLSVRGYFRGWATIVQPAMVFRTQAVRGAGGFNAQNRIAWDAELILAMLAEDARFDMVGGEWAAFRLHGEGITGSGRFRAAHDAWVRAAFAREWGRPWDWRDTALLKAGRAVKWARDPMHYARRLLDLAGDGA, encoded by the coding sequence GTGAGGGTGAGCGTGGTCACGATCTCGTTCAACCAGGGCCGGTTCCTGCGGCACGCGCTGGCGAGCGTCAGGGCACAGAAGGGCGTGGAGGTCGAGCATATCCTCGTCGATCCGGGCTCCACCGACGGCAGCCGGGAGGTCGTGGCCGAGGCGGCGGCGCGCGGCGCGGTCGCGGTGCTGGAGCCGGATTCGGGCCCGGCCGACGGGCTCAACAAGGGGCTGGCGCGGGCAAGCGGGGAGGCGGTCGCCTTCCTCAATGCCGACGACATGCTGCTGCCCGGCGCGCTCGCCGCGGCGGTGACGGCGTTGCAGGCGCGCCCGGGCGCGGCGTGCGTCCACGGCCATGCCCGGCTGATCGACGGGGCGGGCAAGCGGATCGGGACCGCGCGGGCGACGCCCCTCTCGGTGCGCGGCTACTTCCGGGGATGGGCGACCATCGTGCAGCCCGCCATGGTCTTCCGGACGCAGGCGGTGCGCGGGGCGGGCGGCTTCAACGCGCAGAACCGGATTGCGTGGGATGCCGAACTGATCCTGGCGATGCTGGCGGAGGACGCGCGCTTCGACATGGTGGGCGGGGAGTGGGCGGCGTTCCGCCTGCACGGGGAGGGGATTACAGGGTCGGGCAGGTTCCGCGCCGCGCACGACGCCTGGGTGCGCGCGGCCTTCGCGCGGGAATGGGGGCGGCCCTGGGACTGGCGCGATACGGCGCTGCTGAAGGCCGGGCGCGCGGTGAAATGGGCGCGCGATCCCATGCACTACGCGCGCCGTCTTCTGGACCTGGCAGGGGACGGGGCTTGA